The Enterococcus sp. 7F3_DIV0205 genome has a window encoding:
- a CDS encoding Gfo/Idh/MocA family protein produces MIHLGIIGTNWISHQFVKAALETKRYDLTAVYSRKLETAQKFGEEYGDVEYATDLKTFFGIAHMDTVYIASPNSLHFEQAKQGILAGKNIIVEKPAFSTPAEMEEIIELANQQKVFFFEAARNIHEKSFKKIGDLLPLKNKIIGANFTYMKYSSRYDQVLDGQEPNIFSPHFSGGAMADLGVYLVYAAVGWFGMPNESHYFARKIPTDVDGIGTAILRYDLFDVTLQTGKNADSFLDSEIYFDGGTLILDSVNAISKAEFHDRNHQERDIIELTTEENPMIEEAHDFADVLENPNDPTMGIRYEEWVELSRNVNKVVTTLRKSAGIEFDADKENLF; encoded by the coding sequence ATGATTCACTTAGGTATTATTGGAACAAACTGGATTAGTCATCAATTTGTAAAGGCAGCACTGGAAACTAAGCGCTATGATTTAACAGCTGTTTATTCACGAAAGCTGGAAACTGCTCAAAAATTTGGTGAGGAATACGGCGATGTTGAGTATGCAACGGATTTAAAGACATTTTTCGGTATTGCTCATATGGATACAGTTTATATTGCGTCACCTAATTCCCTACATTTTGAACAAGCAAAACAAGGGATTTTGGCAGGAAAAAATATTATTGTGGAAAAACCAGCCTTCTCAACGCCTGCTGAAATGGAGGAGATCATTGAGCTAGCAAATCAGCAAAAAGTCTTCTTTTTTGAAGCAGCCCGCAATATTCATGAGAAAAGTTTCAAAAAAATTGGGGATTTATTACCATTAAAAAATAAAATTATTGGTGCAAACTTTACCTATATGAAATATTCTTCACGATATGACCAAGTGCTTGATGGTCAAGAACCAAATATCTTTTCGCCACATTTTTCAGGAGGCGCTATGGCAGATCTTGGTGTCTATTTAGTCTATGCTGCTGTTGGTTGGTTTGGTATGCCGAATGAAAGCCATTATTTTGCAAGAAAAATCCCAACAGATGTTGATGGGATTGGTACGGCAATTTTGAGATATGACTTATTTGATGTAACCTTGCAGACTGGAAAAAACGCAGATTCATTCTTAGACTCTGAAATTTATTTTGATGGGGGAACATTGATTTTAGATAGTGTAAATGCGATCTCTAAAGCCGAATTTCATGATCGTAATCACCAAGAACGTGATATCATTGAGCTTACAACTGAAGAAAATCCAATGATCGAAGAAGCCCATGATTTTGCCGATGTACTTGAAAATCCTAACGATCCAACTATGGGAATTCGTTATGAAGAATGGGTAGAACTATCACGTAATGTAAATAAAGTAGTAACAACATTAAGAAAAAGTGCCGGTATCGAGTTTGATGCGGACAAAGAAAACCTGTTTTAA